The Camarhynchus parvulus chromosome 4A, STF_HiC, whole genome shotgun sequence genomic sequence aaacctctaaaactGTCTGTGTAGGAGGGAGGAATGTAGTAAATTTAATAACTTGTTGAATAAATTACTTAAATAATTGTAATAGGGTTCTGTCTTTTTCAAGAGATGAATGAGGTCTACAAAGCATAGCAAAATGAAtagagaaaaagtatttttttgtttcttggcaTGCAGAAATATGGGGTCCACAGCAAAACTGTTAGGAAGCAGACTTTGAGGAGTAAGCTGTTTTGCTGAATACTTGAAGTTAGGATGTACAGCAAGAAAATGAGCCTCTTGCCTAAAAGTCTGTCTTAACCCAGGAGCATGACTTGATGTGGATGAAAACCACATGTGGTTGGGAGAATCAGAGACCTTATCAAGCTTGTGTGGGTGTCTGCCAGAAGGGTTCTGTAAATCAGGGAAGGAGATCATTAGGACAGCATGTGTTAAACAGGCAGGGGATTTTAAAACTGTGCGtgcagatgaaatatttttatatatttcttggAATGGGAAAACCTGTTTCATTTCCCTATACTCTTAGTTGCTGCTTCAGGGAGAATGCAAGCTCAGACTTTCAAAGTAGATCTGCATTTAATACGCATTTAGTTTTTAGTTCATGGAGATGTTGCTACTTGCTACAAGGAAAAGGTATCCAATGCAATGTAATATGGTAATAAGTGTAAAGAACTCATAGAGAAATGCAAGATTGAATATGACAGACTTTATTCCATAATTGTTCTGCCTGGGTGATCCATTGGCCTATTCACAATTGCTAAGTACTCATTTGTATTGATGTGACTTGAGTTTCCAAATGTTAGATTTTAATGTCTAAAGGTATATGGCTCTCCAGTAAAAAGTCAACTTACCTAGTGTTGCTTTTGTCAATATTTAAGACTCAGAGGTATTTCCTCGTATTATAAATACCAAGCAACTAATACTATATCTGGAGGAGCTAAAAATAGTAAGCCCTTAATTATGGTTGACATTGATGGCTGTAAAAGCATTTAGCTTTGTTGTAGTTTTCCCTGCAATTACCAGCTACTTTgacttatttttaaagtaccTATAgattaatagaaataaatattttcctgacttAATACCTTGTCCTTAGCATCTGGTAACTCTAAGTAGCAATTCAGCCATggtgagctctgggatgtgctgtTGTGATTGGCTTGCCTCTCAAAgttattttgctgaaatttcAGCCATTGCAAGCTCTAAACAGCTGGAATTCATCATTTGTTGTGCTGAACAGGCAGTGTAGTCTGAGAGGTAACCAACCCATTTCTGCCTCCCAGTTTCAGTTATGAAATGTTTTACTTCTGGAACCAGCAGAGAAAACTTGGACAAAATAAATCTTAGAGAACATTTCCAACTTGCCTTGCAGGTATTCCAGGTACTGCTGCTGTTGACTTGGGCTGTGTTTGGCACAATCTGGAGTACATGGCTTGTACCTGGCATCGTGGGGAGAATGCAAGCAGTGACACCAACTACACTTTGTTCTACTGGTTTGTGGGAGATTTGTTTTCCCAGCTCTAAAGTGCTCCAGGACTACTCTTTAGCTTTACATGACACATTCCACTTGTCTGCTTCCTGTTGCTTTTAAAGTTCCCAGGGCATTGTGTCCAAGTTCCTGCTCAGTCCCATCCAGCAGAGAACTTCAGCACTGAAGGGGTCAGAAGCTGCTATGGCCAAGACTTTTTGGGAAGTTGATATAACTGCTTTGTGTCTGCTTCTGTAGCCCAGATTAACACAGCTGCTATTGCTTTCTATACTTTTGTTTGGGCACTTGATTCAAAAAGGGAATAATTAAGAACTAAGCTAGACCAATGTATTAGTTGCTTTCTTTGCAGTCCAACAAAACAGGATGTTTAAGTTAGGATCACTCACAATGTATGTGTCAGCTCATAAACCATTGGGAAATGGTATGAAAGCATGAATAACTCTTAGCCGTACTTCTGTTTGCATCTTCAATGTTGTAAATAACTGATTCACCTCTAAAGCTATGAAGAACATCTTTTTATCATCATCCTCCCCACTGGCCAGTGGACAGCCATAAATGGTGTCTTGTTCCCAAGGAACAGACTTGTGTGAGCCAGCTCTTGGCATTGATAGCTGTACATGCTGATCTATGCATACTTCTGCACCTGGATGGGGCTTGTGAAATGCCAGATTGCATTAGCTTCTGTAGAAATAGTGGAGTTTCCTTTTCGAAAGCCCCATGTTGTAGTTTTAAATCAGCTTTTTGTCTTATTTGAGCTAACTACATGAACTTTTTGCTCTTCTTCTCCAGTGGCAGTCTCACAGGCCAGCTGTTCAGTTCAGGGCATTTGGGCAGCAAACAGCACAAGTCTTGCTGCTTTCATTAAATGTGGGGGGACTATTTGTCCACACTGCTGCTCAAACTTTTTCTTTGTTATAAGAACAGGACCAATGCAGGATTGATGATCTGAATTTCTGGGTGGAGAGATACTTACTGGAATAATGCTTTAGATTTGAGCTATATATTTTCAACCTGCCCTTAATTTTAATGGAAGATGTAGCTGCAGTGACTTCAAAGTGGTTTAATTCATGCTGCtttgaaagaataataatttttagattttaaagCCAAAAACCAAGAAAGCACTTCAATTTTAGACTGAAAGGTACATTTTCTACAATGCCACTgaggtggggtttttgtttgtttttctgggaggaaaggctATTGATGTATTATCATTGAGACTTGGGCCACCAAGAGAAGCAAGGAAGAAGTTTGTCTTCCTAACTTCTCTATTATTGGAAGGGAATACTGACATTTTGAAAATCAAATCAGGTAAATAGGTAAAACTCAACTGTCTCAAGGGCTTCAATACTTGAGGCTGAGCTAAAGATTGATCAGATCATTCTACCACAGAGATGAAATTCTGCTGACAAGAAGTGGTCTGAATTTAATATGTTCTCTAAATATTCTTTACTCCTTGGAATTGTTCTCCCATGTGGAAAATGTGAACCAAAGCTGACAGCAGTTGTTCTTTTTGATATAAAGCAAGCCTGCCTCTCTTTCTGCGCTCGTCACAAAAACAAGACTCTTTCTAAAGCTTGAGATAGAGGCTGCTTACTTTGCTtagcttttacttttttatatGCTATAGCATAGCTTTAATGCAATATCAGTCTTTAGAATTTGTAACACATGTTTATAAACAAGCTTTCCCATTGCTgtccttttcttctgaagtttaCAAGAATGATTTATTCCTCTAGGTTTGATGGCTTGGAAAACCCTAAGAGCTGTAGCAACTCCTCTGTAGACCAAGGAATCTTTGAATGCATTTTCAGTCTTAGCTTCCCAAAAGACAGGAGAACTTATCCTGCTATAAGTATTTTGATTAGAGGTGATTCTGAAGAAGTCAGGCCTGTGTGTGCAAGTATAAATCCTTCTACCCTTGGTAAGTTTAACATCAcatcataaaaatataattaaaataagaaatttctAGTACATTGTTGTGTTTGAGAAACTTCACCTCATAAAGTATGGATGAGACAATGAGACTAGATGCTCCCTTCTACTGACCTTTGATTTGAAATTATGTAGACAagagtttgttttctgtgggatGGTTATCTgggaggaagggggaggggTAATTTTCTGTTAACTTCTATTATTCTTTAGTTGGTTTACTCTTTTTTTGACTTACTAGTGCTAACTTCTTGCTCTTTCTCTTCTTAAACTGGTGTAACATTCTGCAGTACAGGACTGAGCAATTTTTGCAAATGGTGAAATAGAATTTTGAACTAATTATtccattttgcatttcagtaaAACCTGCCACACCAAGACAATTGACATTGTCAAAGATTAGTGATAGAATTGATGTAGAGTGGAGTGAATCAGAAACTTTTCCAAAAAGTTGTTTACACTATGAAGTTAAGTGTTGCAATGGTGATTTGGACACTGGTCAGATCATTGCAGTAAGTtttcattgctatttttttttcagtgaatcttttgaaatatttgcagtTGATAATGAGCAGTTGCATGTGACTGGGTCGGGTGCCAGAGCTGGAAGTGCCGTGTGAATGTAGGATTTTTCTCTCATACTCTAGATTTGTTAGTACATCAAAATCCATGCAAGCCTTATGAATCCTTCCCATCATTTTTAGGGTAATTTGTTAGTGTGTGAGAACAGTCTGATAAAGAGGGATTTACTAAACTCTCAGGAAATGGTGCCTGTCTGCTTCTCAGGCATATGGGCTTTGGTGTTCTGGTGTTGGGTTTTCCTGCTGTTGGTCTCTGTGCTCATGTGGCAGCTTTGGAATTGAATGCTGTGACCTGATTGCCCTAAAGAAAAATCAACCACTGGTGCAGACAAGAGCAGAGAATCtctcagagaaaagcaaaggaataaAGATTGAGGATAGAGGGGAAGAAAGAGGGGTGCACCCTCAGGTACACTGATTTTAGTGTGCACATAAAAAGCATTGAGTTCAGTGTCTGGATGGACTCATGCTGTATGTCCATAGCCAAACTGAATGTAGTGTTTGATCAGAATGGTAAAAACAACATGATAAATTTCGAAGTGAGTGGCAGTCTTCTCCTGTGGAGCATGTTTAGTTGTTCATTCTACTCCAAACTCAAATGCTAGCAACATTCCCCAGGAAACTGGTATTTTGGATAAAAAATAAGTGCAGTTAGATCCTATCTAGTGTGTACTCTTTGTAGAGGCATCACAGAACACTTTGGCATGGTTGGTTATGCTGCCCTGACAAGAAGGGAAGCTAAATCACAGATGTTtctcagaaaatggaaaaaaaaaattaaaaaggcacTGATCCAAATGCTAAGTCGTAGTTTAATCATTGATGCCAAATGCTGCATGATAGATGTAGCAGtgaatgaaattaaatcttAGCTTTGGAATGTGCATTTAGGCCTTCTGTGCTTGTTAAATTCCACTATGTCCTATGTTTAATGAGGTTTCATAGTCATAAAAAGGTCTTCCATCAAAACATTCAGAATACATTAGCTGCACAATGTAAATAGTCTTGGAAGTGACTGACAATACCCTGGTAATTGAACAAAGaaaattgccttttcttttttgccttagTCTGAAAGGAATTCTGTGTCAATTGCTGGCATTGATGCTAACAGCAAGTACAGCTTCAGAGTGAGAGCAAAGCCAAAGCGGGAGTGCTACAACAGCCATCTCCAAAGTGACTGGAGTGAGGAAAAAGCATTGGTGAGAGACTTGTCCCTGCACTGTGCTGCACTTTACTCTTCATCTCTAAGGCATTTAATACCTTTCTGTCTGCTAAATAAATGGGAGTCAAGGATCATCTCCTTATGTAGCTATTTAATTTTGAGTgaaaaaaggacagaagagCTCTAGTCCTTCAGCAGCATCACCaggcccagcctgtgctgctgttggtAGTGGAGCCATTTGTGGAGCTGTGCAAAGTCCAGTGTAGCCAATTTTTCAGCCCTGAGTCTTGCTCATTTGTATTTCCTTGCTAAACACATCAACATTATAATCCCATCTTTGGAAAATAAGACTGTCCTTGCCTACAAAAGTGCTACTGTACTTGAAAAAGCACTGAGTCTTTGAACAAATTGGAGAATTAACTATTTTGTTGTCATTATTCCTAAAAAGCCTCTAAAAATATCCCTAAGTttcaaaaatttctgttttccaggtgAGAAGAGGGACTCTACAATCTATTTTGTTCTAATAATTACCATTCCATTAATAGTAACAGTATCTACAATAATTCTACTGGTTTATCTAAAAAGGTAAATATTGATCTCCCTACATTTGCTGCTATCTTTGTCAAGATGAAAGTTATTTAGGATCTGTCTGTGTCAATGTTCGCCTTGTGTTTTGGGgagtaaaaataagaaatgggTAGAGTTGCACAGAGAATGAAGGCTGGCCAGTGATGACAATGTTGAGTCCACAAATTTTCTTGACTGTACCCAAACAtgattttgacatttttaaatgatcttggggtttttaaatgatttttaaattaatatatcCTTCatctaaatattttgtttttaacttcGTGAAGGCTGAAGATATTAATTCTTCCACCAATTCCGGACCCTAGAGAAATTCTCAAGCGCATGTTTGGAGAGCAGAACGAGGATTCCCAGGTTAGTAAGAAACTGTTGGGTCAACAAATCTATTGAACTGGGATCTCTAGACttgaagttttgtttttcatatgtCTGTCTTATAACTAACTGTGTATAAGTAAGTATATCATATGAAGATGAGGTATTTTACAATACTAGGAATTGTTCATAAACAATTACCCAAAACTTAGATTTccttccccacccccccaaCTGCATGTACTTTTCTAGTTAGATTAATAGAATTACATTATTCTGTTACTCCAGATTGCTAGGCCCTTAAATTTGTTTCaggttagggttttttgggtggcATTTTTCTGATTGTCAGGCTTCTTTTGttgtgtgggttttggtttgaggatttttggttttgtttttgcaacTCCATTAATTGACTTTTACTGAACATTCATGTCTTTCTGCTACTTAATCATATTTATGATGCTGAATTAAGCTATTTGTGTTTGACTTCCAGAAACTAACATTTTTAGCACTCTCACATTTATCATAGTCTGTTAGCTAGGAAGTAAATCAGACATGTAGCTTCTTGTTagcaaaagaacaaaagcagcTATAGTTTCAGGCACTGGTTGATGAAAGGCTTGCAGTGGTGccttattttggggaaaataaatgtaataccATTAAGGAAACTGATTTCTAAATAAATCTCTCTCAGTAGCCCTTTATAAAAATCCAAAGAGAAGGACACTGACAAGCCCTAATTCAAACCTTGACATGAATGTTGTTCTCCCAAATGGGACTCTTGACCATGAGGGCTGTAACTGTGGTAGCAGTTACACTTTGTTGTGCTTTCACAAGTGTTTGGTTACTGCCCCAGgtaattttctctgtgtgaaaaCTCTACAAAAACTGTACATGCTCAGTTCTCCATCCTCCTGCCTGAGCTTCTCCCGTTGGCTGTAGTTGGAAGCACCAACCTTCAGTTCTTCATTTCCAGAAGACATCTCTTCTGTCAGCCAGGTCTAAGCCATGGCTCTGAAGAGCACATTTTGTTGCCCAGCTACCTTGGCTTTCCACTGTAATACAGGGTATATGTTGTGGAACAGGGGTCTGTCTTACTGGGGTGAAAAAGCAACATTTGCCATGAGGAAATACTGTTAAAAATGTTGTTCCTCTCtttcagagctctgcaaaggATGATCCCATGAATGCTTTTGACAGGTTAATTATAGAAGAAGAAATTCATTCTTTAATTTTAACAGAAACTTCAGAGAGCACtaatgctgaaaaagaaaacaggtaGACTCTGCTTTATCAGTGAAAGAGgaggaattcctgctcctgtaCCTCAGGTGACTGTAGATGTGAAGAGGCCTGTGAGCCACTGGCCAGCTCTTCCTTCTCTGAAGATGCATCACTAACAGTGACTGTTCTTCCATCTCTGCCAGAAATACCCATCTGAGCTCAGTCAGGATGAGCACGTGTGTAATCCCATGGGACTGCATTGTGGTTCCCTGCTCTGGcttcagccagctctgccctgcaatTGTTACTGCCACTTGCACTTGTGTTTGTGCCTCACACCACACTGTcagggttgtttgtttgttttggtttttgtttttgtggggttttttgtttgtttgtttgttttttgtttggttgtgggtttttttgttgttgtttttggggggtttttttgtttgtttttgttttggatcAAGCACTGTGACTTCTCTGAAGTGTTTGGCTCTGTTTGCAGTGGGTGGGATGGGTCATTCGTGCTACTACGTGGGGTGGCAGAGCATGGACTGTTTGTAGATAACCCTTtgtgtgcctgggctgggcactcTCTGGAGGGCACGTATGGACTGAGCTTCCTGTGCTTCTGCCCATCAGCTGGGGCTTGGTCAAATCCCACCAAAGAGGGTTTTAATTTGCAAATGTGTTTGAAAAgcctctgctttccagctggtGTTCAGAATATTCATAAAAAAGGCTTAGTTTTGTTATCCTGTCAATTGCCTGTCCTCAGATGCCTTGCCTTCGTGGACTTCTTGGGTTAATTATACTTTGAGTAAAAGGAGAAATAGAAGTTTTTTACTTGTTCTGTGCAGTAGCAGATAAGTGTATTGAATCTCACCAGACTGTGATTCTACTTTGGCCATATTGGCCTGAAGACACCTGATTTTTAGCAGCTAAGTTGTCCTGAGCCTGTCcaataaaaaatattaggaTGGATGCATGAGTCTAAGGAGCTGTGGTCAAAAGGATTAGCAAATATTAAACCACTGAAACCCAACTAATTCAAAGGCTTCAAGACCCATCCTTACTGCCAGACTGATGGATCTGGGGAAGAGGGGGTGACAACCTTGACCTGTTTTCTAAGAGATAAGTTTTATTCTTTCTATAGTGGTGAGACTCTGATTGGAGCTTCCCCTCTAGGACTTAGCAATGTAAAACAAGGTGCTgatttgacttttaaaaaaatatttcttctatattttacTGTAACAGTTTGACAGGTGTTTTTGATGTTGTTTTGTTCATTCtttgatggttttgttttgaggaTTCTTTACCCAGCA encodes the following:
- the IL13RA1 gene encoding interleukin-13 receptor subunit alpha-1, encoding MAVSAAAPLPCPLLLAVCWVVVAGTAAGAKVLPSPSNLNYSLTHICTLTWTWNPPENISSSCNLEYSSDIVINGVPEDRREWSKSRFRVTDAHLNEEVRLRVRSECKNDNTSEPSPWVETSLLPKGIPGTAAVDLGCVWHNLEYMACTWHRGENASSDTNYTLFYWFDGLENPKSCSNSSVDQGIFECIFSLSFPKDRRTYPAISILIRGDSEEVRPVCASINPSTLVKPATPRQLTLSKISDRIDVEWSESETFPKSCLHYEVKCCNGDLDTGQIIASERNSVSIAGIDANSKYSFRVRAKPKRECYNSHLQSDWSEEKALVRDLDSTIYFVLIITIPLIVTVSTIILLVYLKRLKILILPPIPDPREILKRMFGEQNEDSQSSAKDDPMNAFDRLIIEEEIHSLILTETSESTNAEKENR